The genomic window gttatctgtgtggaatgtgccaGCATTGGAGTGTTCTGGTGCCATCCCAGCATATGTTTGTATCTCTAGTGTCCAGGTATGtgtctttttgcagcatcagccctttccttgccggCTCCtgcgagcagggcctgcctctggctcacagcttaactcgGCTTTATGTGAGCAAAGTCTTGATCCTtcctttagttcaggccttaggcctcataccgggcctctgatgcAAGAATTTATGTTCCAGGGCCTCGTCTTACTACAGTTTCTACCTGGGTGCAGTAGAATCTACTTTCTAGCACAGAAAGTCACTCAAAATACAACCCATTTCCAATTTAATTCCTGGCCCTTTTTGGAAActagccctcccccctccccccatgtcccAAAGAAAAGCAATTattgctgctgctctgagcacatcCTCAAGAAACATTCCAAGGAACGCAGGAGACTCCCTCTGCTGTCAAGACACAGTCATAACCGCTTTGGAACTGGGCCAGTTCTTTGAAAACGTATGTACCTGAGACGCAAATCAGAGCCTAAGAGTAGAAACCCAGTTCCGTTCTCCCCCATCTAACTACCGCCGGCGGTTAGGGTTGCAACCTGTAGAAGTGTGTCATGATATTGCAACATCAAAAAAATTATGGGGATGCTGTTAATGGCCTTCGGTCTATTCACCTAGTTTATGGGcagtgttagagggctttccctccacccgcccacttccctggttcttgtcatgcagacagcaagcggcaaaagaccagaagtccgaagtgcagacagtgcgatgtttattggggttaatgTCCAGCAAACTTGATTCCAATTTCCCTGCctacttcctgtttgaccccagcttatatagtaatattctcagctataccttaaccaatcattgtactgaaatctatctaaccaatcctaacatattggaACATAATtcgctaaccaattatatcccactaccctaattaactgaCACCTACCAAAATTAATTACACAGCAGAGAGAAACagttacagaaccagacagattaacaataggaAAGTGGgggccaaaaaaataaaacacacagaaatgagggtttcacaaccacaaccattggtaAGTGAtgtcttgccagacaggctgctgtcaaactgagCTCCTCACCAGCGGGTGGCTGGGAAATATTCTAGCTTGGAAATTAAGGCGCTTTCTGAGGTGCTGGGACTGCATGTCACAGCCCAGCTGGTCCATGGGCCTGCTTACAAATCCACCTAGAAAGCAGAGAGCAGCTGGCATCATTCCACAAATTCCGGTTGATTGGATGGATGTGAACACAGTCTTCTCTGCCTCCAATCCCCTCATGGTAGTTGTCTGGCTGATTCTGTGCCCAGAACCTACGGATCAGAGTGTTAATGTCTCAGGGGAGAACCACAGCCAATTCCTGAGCTCAGTTCTGCTCTGTGGACTCTGTTGTTGGCAGGGGACCAAGACACCCAGCAATGACGCGGTGAAGCGATGCACCCCCCGGCcacccctcagagttctccacaGCTCTTGTGGCCATGGTAACGAAGGGCTTCTGACGGCCAGGGGTAGCACCTGCCCTGTGCCTGACAGGCCAGCAAAGAGCCAAAGTCAGTGTGTGGCTCCAAAtgctgagcagcagcaactcGGATCTCAGTGCCCAGAACCAGAGCAGGTGGCACAGCACGTCCCAGGCACCCCCGGGATGGGAACGCAGGAACGGGAAGAGAGGGCAGCGGGGGCCAGTCATTAacttctccctggccctgcttatGGGCCTCGCCCAGAGCCCCCTGAGGTCACTGCACCGACTGCAGCTGGCTCCGGCcatgcccccggccccacagcctCCCCATGCCCAGTCTGACagacatgggcgccaacttatatgggctcctggggctttagccccaggaatattcacagacaggggctctgctccagcaatatttggagctaggtttctcccctgctctgggctgccggcagctgctgcgagcccagagccttttaaatctcagccgcggccgggagtcagagggctctgggctgcccgctgcggcggggagcccagagccctttaaatcccagccgcggccgggagtcagagggctctgggctccctgcggctgccggcagcccagagccctctgactcccggccgcggctgggatttaaaaggctctgggctccccgcagctgccagcagcccagagccctttgaatcccagccgctggccgctgattgccccctccccagacccctcccccaactgccccccaggacccccaccccctatctaagcaccactggtccttgtcccccgattaccccctcccgagacccctgcccctaactgtcccttgggacctcagcccctatctaagcctcccttctccttgtccccagctgccccctcctgaaaccccacccaacttccccccaggaccctcctacctgtcccctcataaacctcctggactcccatgcctatccaattgctgcctgtcccctgactgcccctccgaacctctgccccatccaaccccccctgctccttgtcccttgactgcccccaaaccgcttactgtgccactcagaccagcgtgtccggctccgtgcagctccagacagttgccgccatgctcccccatggagcccatagccctctcccacccccagcacctgccttccagatttgaacacctcaaaattcaggagtgctcaagctcggtttgggcagcttttacttcatttctcccaaatcagtttcccctgcaaggtgccaactgaaggtgttggagaacagagagatcgggtggcctcctaatgcctggaaaagagacaaaggccggaggagggattcttagtgcctgtgcggacttccgggaagttcacggtgtggaaggggatgctgtgatgctttggaacaactccatacaaagccagtcaggactctgggggagcctcctctctcggagcatactgtctccagggcaagaagcttacaccttcctgggtctgacctcggagcattcagcatgcccttccacatcatgcagtttccacagcgagtctgcccaggctggtcctggggcaaccagaggtccctgcaccccaactccacagtcagatgtgactctcagccagacagtaaaacagaaggcttattagatgacgggaacacagtttaaacagagcttgttggtacagaaaacagaacccctctgtcaggtccatcttggggggtggggagcccagaaccaagttctgggtctctccccatttccccagccagctccaaactgacactccctcctctggcctctgtgtctcttctggacaaggaggccacctgatctctctgtccccaacaccttcagttggcatcttgcaggggaaactgaggcacccacacagtattcagagaaaatattaaaaacattcccacttcatcacaataggtgcaacaaaatataatactgtacattgaagtaggcaagtgctgcttatgactttccacttttaattgacccttgtaatcttgtggcactgacgcgttgtagcttcattttatatcggcttacagggcaggagcggggggggccCCACCcgtttgggccccaccaaaaattatacaaacctgccggcTATGctgacagaggggagagcgcaGCGCAATCCCAAGGAGAGCGGGAACCTGCCGCTCACTCCAGACTCCCCTGGCTGCACTGAGTcgacttggggccagatcctcagctggtgtaaatccctgTGGTTCATTCAAGTCAATGCCGAGATACcccaggggaggctctggccctgggTCTCAGTGGGCACTGAACACACACTCCATGTTGAGGCTCCTGCTCTAAGCAAAGGGGCATTAGCAGAAATTCCTGAGAGGATTCACTGCTGTCGTGGCAGCGCCCGGGGGCCTCCCTCAGGATCGGGCCcgctgtgccgggtgctgcatagACACCAGGGGCCGCACAGACGCTGCCCGAAAGAGCTTGTGAGCAAACGTGTAATAAATAATCACGTCTCTCAAGCTTTACTCACCCCCTGCTTGCGTCTGCTCTGTATTCTGTGCCATCCACCCAGCGCCAGCTGCCTTCTGTCTCCCGGTCGGTGAGTCCAATCCAGTGATCTTCTCCCTGGGTCTCGTTGGAGAGaaactcctgcacaacacagtttGCAGCATGTGCAGGTCACCCAAGAGAGGATGCAGGATGCAGCcgcagctgcctgggctgaacagattttgggggagaggaaagggcgtCTGGTGGTGtgagcagggcactgggcagcggGAGATGCGGTGTCCTGCCCCCAACGCTGACAGTGACTAGCTGGGAGACCCTAAGGGAGCCCTGGAGCAGCTCTGTGTCTGCGTCTGCATCTGTATCTGCCTGGGGCTAGCAGCAGGGACCTGTCTCAGAACactccccccacggccccctcagagctgggctgcggcAGGTACTGACGGGCACCTCAGGGTTCACACCAGACCCCTGCCCTTGCAGGAGGCAAAGCTCGGAGCAGAGAACTGGGGGCAAAGTCTGGCCCTGCTGGAGGGTGGGATTTTTCTCCTCCGAAAGTGCCGCAGAGGCCTGGGGTGAGGGCTACAGTGGGCATgtggggagagaggattctctgagAGGTGCATGGCCCCTTGCACACAAGCCTTCCAGATACAGGCTCCTAGATtgtccagcaggagctcagacCTGGGGAGAGGGATCAAATGGGCCCTCACTGGGAAAGGCCAttgggtttgcaggaaatgctacGTTCGAAGTAGTGAAAATCAGAAATGAGCCTGACCCCaaatctccccacctccccccggcaccccagaTCCTGGATCTGTTCCTCTGCCCATCTCTGCTTTTAAACTGATGGGTGAATGCCCTGAGTCAGGTACTAAGGCTTTGCATCCTATCCGATAGTTTGCCAAAAGGCACATCGCAGAATTGGAACTacagctgccccctcccacctccttctgGTGTGAAACAAGGCACTGACCCATTATCCAAGCCCCTTGGAGCTTCCTGCGCTCACCTGTTCCgcctgggaggagacagaggtCAGGTGTAATTTCCAATTTACACAGAATTGCTCGGCCTCGTCCCATGACTTTTTTTCTTGTGAAAAGTAATAGAAGTTCCCACTGTAAAACCTCCAGCGTCCGGAGAACAATTTCAGCACGTCACCTAGgagcagagactgaggtgagacaCCCATGCTAAAGTCACAGGGACACATGCAGGGAACTCAGGGTTTCTAGTGCTGCATTTCCCCTGCCCTTCAGCAGCCCCAAGCCCAGGGAGCTTGTGAATCCTGATTCTCCAACATCACAATAAGTAACTTTTGTGGCCACGTGATGGATCCCAAAGAGCGCTGCAGAAAGCAGACACCACGGGGTCACTCCCCCAGCAGTGAAATGCAGCTGcatctgggctggagcatgggcgCTGGTCCCAGTGCAGAGCAGCACGGCTGTAATGGGAAAGGGGAGACTCACTGTGCAGCTGAGCTGGCAGGGGGAATTCAGGAGGGGGAATGTAGCTGCCCGAGGTAGAAGATCTCCTGGTTTTGCATCAACTATTTTCATTGATCATAAGTGGTGAAGGTCTCGGGTCTTTGCACTTTGGCACCTCCCGCAACACCCTGCCGGGGGCGCTGGCTCAGGGATGGTTCTGAAAGTAACGCCCCATACGCTGAAATGCCAGGGTCACTTTCTGCCTGTGACCTGACGGGTttggagcatctaagaagaaGTGACAGCTGGGTGCTCCCATTAGGCTAACAAGGCCTAGGGTGTAATTTAACTCCACACCGATCACCATGGTGTGGACCCAGGTGCAGCCACCAGTGATTTTAATGGAAGAGAACTCGGTGCTGGAGAAAGTCGCTGCGTTGTCAGCCTGGGAGCCTGAAATCCTCCGTTCATCCTCAGCACCAGCAGAAAcagcaccagccagcacagcagCTAGTACTTACTGCAGCGACCTTGCACTGCTGCTCGCGCTGCACTGATGTCCAGCCGGATCTGGATTTCTCCATATGCTGCACTGACGTTACCCAGCTGGGCTTTCAGCAGCCGGACTTCTGCCTGCGCTTCATCCAATAGCTGCAGACCTAGAAGAAAGTCACCGCGACGTCAGTGGAGATGCAGAACACTTGATTATCAGCGTGTGTGGTAGAGCAGCACCTGCCGGCCCctgtgtgccaggcgctgtacggacaggaggggacagtccctgctctcaacaGCTCACAGTCAAAATCGACGCGAGGTGGGAGAAATAAAGGATGATTTTCCTGCAGGGGAACCGaggtgcagggagaggtgcccaagatcacataggaagtttgcagcagagctgggaattgaccccagctctcctgaattctAGCCCTGTCCCCCCAATCTCCCCAGCCACCTCTTCCCAATCGCTCCCCCCTTGTGAGCTGTGAGTGGgtccctgcagcatggggcagagctggggctgcaagaaCATCCATGGCCCCGAGCCCTGGCCCCGGGCTCCAGGCCGGGAT from Mauremys mutica isolate MM-2020 ecotype Southern chromosome 5, ASM2049712v1, whole genome shotgun sequence includes these protein-coding regions:
- the LOC123371092 gene encoding C-type lectin domain family 4 member F-like isoform X1 gives rise to the protein MAYEDIYENMPMTEAAPHPKGNPPETSVPWRHRARGIVVTAVLLLLGLALATSLIAVTLLYLRAQSKLQAVEEAVQKLQVSLQPDNTSDASAKGSDSLQLLDEAQAEVRLLKAQLGNVSAAYGEIQIRLDISAARAAVQGRCSDVLKLFSGRWRFYSGNFYYFSQEKKSWDEAEQFCVNWKLHLTSVSSQAEQEFLSNETQGEDHWIGLTDRETEGSWRWVDGTEYRADASRGFWAQNQPDNYHEGIGGREDCVHIHPINRNLWNDASCSLLSRWICKQAHGPAGL